The proteins below are encoded in one region of Chrysemys picta bellii isolate R12L10 chromosome 4, ASM1138683v2, whole genome shotgun sequence:
- the BCL2L15 gene encoding bcl-2-like protein 15 isoform X1 yields MKSPRTFEEQTECIVEALLSDLLGEDEWFASRSLETDSFAESHAGCTPFSCSLSAALEHQASAPAESSSTFDSVIIASRLRRLGDQYNEDLEQPARRVIAEMAKGKVEEFGVMVDSLSKSWSSLNPGLGYERAFLAVSVKLLAYLSRKVPAVARQIQLVELINGNREVRGYIETRGGWENFEN; encoded by the exons ATGAAGAGCCCTAGGACTTTTGAGGAGCAAACAGAGTGCATTGTGGAGGCACTTCTCTCTGATCTCCTAGGGGAAGACGAATGGTTTGCTTCCCGCAGTCTGGAGACAGACTCTTTTGCTGAGTCACATGCAG GTTGTACCCCTTtttcctgctctctctctgcCGCCTTAGAACATCAAGCTTCTGCTCCTGCAGAGAGCTCAAGTACCTTTGATTCGGTTATTATTGCCAGTCGTCTGCGGAGACTAGGAGACCAATATAACGAGGATCTGGAGCAGCCTGCCCGGCGCGTCATTGCTGAGATGGCTAAGGGAAAG GTGGAGGAAtttggagtcatggtggattctctcaGCAAGAGTTGGAGCAGCCTGAATCCTGGGCTGGGTTACGAGAGAGCTTTTCTGGCAGTGTCTGTGAAATTGTTAGCATACCTTTCCCGGAAAGTTCCAGCTGTGGCCCGTCAAATCCAGCTTGTGGAGCTGATTAATGGGAACCGTGAAGTGAGAGGATACATCGAGACCCGTGGTGGCTGG GAGAACTTTGAAAACTGA
- the BCL2L15 gene encoding bcl-2-like protein 15 isoform X2, with product MKSPRTFEEQTECIVEALLSDLLGEDEWFASRSLETDSFAESHAEHQASAPAESSSTFDSVIIASRLRRLGDQYNEDLEQPARRVIAEMAKGKVEEFGVMVDSLSKSWSSLNPGLGYERAFLAVSVKLLAYLSRKVPAVARQIQLVELINGNREVRGYIETRGGWENFEN from the exons ATGAAGAGCCCTAGGACTTTTGAGGAGCAAACAGAGTGCATTGTGGAGGCACTTCTCTCTGATCTCCTAGGGGAAGACGAATGGTTTGCTTCCCGCAGTCTGGAGACAGACTCTTTTGCTGAGTCACATGCAG AACATCAAGCTTCTGCTCCTGCAGAGAGCTCAAGTACCTTTGATTCGGTTATTATTGCCAGTCGTCTGCGGAGACTAGGAGACCAATATAACGAGGATCTGGAGCAGCCTGCCCGGCGCGTCATTGCTGAGATGGCTAAGGGAAAG GTGGAGGAAtttggagtcatggtggattctctcaGCAAGAGTTGGAGCAGCCTGAATCCTGGGCTGGGTTACGAGAGAGCTTTTCTGGCAGTGTCTGTGAAATTGTTAGCATACCTTTCCCGGAAAGTTCCAGCTGTGGCCCGTCAAATCCAGCTTGTGGAGCTGATTAATGGGAACCGTGAAGTGAGAGGATACATCGAGACCCGTGGTGGCTGG GAGAACTTTGAAAACTGA